One Archangium violaceum genomic window, CTCTTGATGGCACGCACCGCGGGATCCACCTTGTCCACGCCGGTGATGACGATCACTTCGATGCCCGGATAGTGCGCCTTCGTGTGCTGCAGCACCTCCATCCCGTCCCCCTGGGCGAGGATGAGGTCCGTCACCACGACGTCGTAGCGGCCGAAGGCCAGCGCCTCCTTGACCTCCGGGATGGTGGCCACGGCGGTGACCTCGTGACCCACGCCGCGCAGGTAGTCCCCGTACAGGGTCCTGGCCATCTTTTCGTCATCGACGAGGAGCAGGCGCGCCATCGCGAAGGGCTTAGCACCAAGGCCCCGGGGCTGCTAGCCTGCCACCGTGCCTCCCTACGAAAGCGGACGCCGGCTCTGTCTCCTGATGGAAGCGGGTGACACGCGCTTCTCCGTCGAGGCCACCTCCGTCATGGAGGTCGCCGCGCCGGGACCCGATGAGACCAGCCTGCGTGGAGTGCAGGAAGTGGTGGACCTGTCCGTGCTGCTCGGGGGTGAACCGGAGCAGGGGCCCGGCATGGTCGTGGTGTTCGACGTGAGCCCCTCCCTCGCGGTACGCGTCCGCTCGATCGTCGAGGTGGTGGACGTGGCCCCGGCTCCCCACTTCCTGCTGCCGTCGGGGTTGGGGGACACGTTGGCCGCGCTCAGCCGCAGCGCGGTGCTCCACAAGGAGCGGCTCTACCTGGAGCTCAACCCCGACTCGCTGCCGCACGAGCCTGGCCCCGTGAGCCCTCCACCGGAGCGCCCCGTGCATCGGCTCGAGTCGACTCCTGAACGCTCGCTCGTCTTCGAGTCGCAGGGGCGGTTGTTCGGTCTCCCGCTTCCCCTCATCTCCCAGGTGGTGATGCGGGGGCCCGCCTTCAGCGCGCTGCCGGGGCGCAGTGGAGCGGTCGCCGGTGTCATGCCCCATGATCAGACGCTCTGGCCCCTCTACTCGGCTCCGGCCCTGCTGGGGGCCGCTCCCGCCACCGCCGAGTCCTTCCTCGTCCTCGCCGAGGTGGAGGGGCGGCGCCTAGGGCTGAGTGCCTGCCGGGTGCTGGGGGTCCATCCGCGCTTCGTGCCCGCCGGGGAGCCGGGGGAGTTCACCGCACCCGGCGTGTCGGCCCCCGTGCTCTTTCTGGACCTCCGGCGCATGTTTTCTTGAGCTTCCGCTTGTTTTCTTGAAGGCCCGGGTGTCGAACCGTAAGCTGCCCGGCCTGACAGTGGGACTTCGCGTCCCCTTTTCTCACCGAATTCTAGGGGGTTGGATCCCCCGAGGCCCGAACCGATGCCCAAGAATCTGCTGGTCGCCGATGACTCGCTCACCATCCGCAAGGTGATCGGGATGATCTTCGCGACCGAGGACTTTCAGGTCACCGCGGTCGACAACGGGCTGGACGCCATTACCCGGTCGCGAGAGCTGCGTCCGGACGTGGTGCTCGCGGACGTGATGATGCCGGGCAAGAACGGCTACGAGGTCTGCGAGGCGCTCAAGAACGATCCGGCCACGCAGAACATCCCCGTGCTGTTGCTGGCCGGCACCTTCGAGGCCTTCGACGAGGCCCGTGCGCGCGCGGCCAGGGCGGACGACCACATCACCAAGCCCTTCGAGAGTCAGGTCCTCCTGGACAAGGTGAAGACGCTGGTGGGGCAGAAGTCCAACACGATGCCCGCTTCCGCCGCCACGCAGGTGATCGCCGGTTCCGCCGCGACCGCCGCCCCCGCCCAGCCGCGTCCTCCCGCCGCGGGTCCCACCGGTCCGGGGGGCATGCCGCGGCCTCCGGGGCCGGGTATTCCGCCAGGGCCGGGCGCTCCGGGCATGGCGCGTCCGGGTGTTCCCCCCGGGCCGGGGATGCCTCCGGGGGCGGGTCCTCGTCCGGGTATGCCGCCGGGGCCGGGGGGTGTTCCTCCGCCGGGTATGGCGCGTCCGGGTATGCCGCCGGGGCCGGGGGGTGTTCCTCCGCCGGGTATGGCGCGTCCGGGTATGCCGCCGGGGCCGGGGGGTGTTCCTCCGCCGGGCATGGCACGTCCGGGCATGCCTCCGGGGCCGGGTGGCGTTCCTCCGCCGGGCATGGCGCGTCCGGGTATGCCGCCGGGGCCGGGTGGCGTTCCTCCGCCGGGCATGGCGCGTCCGGGCATGCCTCCGGGACCGGGTGGCGTTCCTCCGCCGGGCATGGCGCGTCCAGGCATGCCCCCGGGGCCGGGCGCTGCTCCCGTGGGCGGGGGTCTGCCTCGTCCGCCGGGTGCCACGCCCCTTCCCGGAGCGATGCCCGCCGCTCGCGGCAAGGATCCCTTCGGACTCGGTGCGGCACCCGCTGCCCACCAGCCCGCTCCCGTCGAGGAGCCGGTGTCCGAGGTGGGAGGGCTGGAAGATCTGTCGCTCGATGAGCCCGCGGCGCCGACCCCGGCTCCCGCCGTGGAGGCCCGGCACGCTCCCGCCGCAGATGGTGGCGAGGCGCAGCTGCGCGAGGCTCTTTCGAAGGCTTCTCGCGAGGTCATCGAGAAGATCGCCTGGGAGGTCGTTCCCCAGCTGGCCGAGACGATCATCCGCGAGGAGCTGGAGCGGTTGATCAAGGATCGCGAGACGAAACACTGAGCTCGATTCGTCGTAACTGGCTTCTACACCCCGACCGGCCCCCGTCGGGCCGGTCCTTCCACCGGCCCGCGTGGGCCGGTTCTCGTTTTCCATGAGCGATACGACCGAACTTCCGAAGGCCTATGACCCCACGGAGGTCGAGGCCCGTTGGTATGCCTGCTGGATGGAGCGGAACTACTTCCGCGCCGAGGCCACCTCCGACAAGCCGTCCTTCTGCATCGTGCTGCCTCCGCCCAACGTGACGGGCAGCCTGCACCTGGGACACGCGCTCACGGCGACCATCCAGGACATCCTCATCCGGTGGAAGCGCATGAGCGGCTTCAACGCGCTGTGGGTGCCGGGGACGGATCACGCCGGCATCGCCACGCAGATGGTGGTGGAGCGCGAGCTCAAGGAGAAGGAGAAGAAGAGCCGTCACGACCTGGGCCGCGAGAAGTTCCTCGAGCGCGTCTGGGAGTGGAAGAACAAGTACGGCCAGCGCATCAACGAGCAGCAGAAGGTGCTCGGCGCCAGCCTGGACTGGAGCCGTGAGCGCTTCACCATGGATCCGGGCGTCTCGGCCGCCGTGCGCGAGGTCTTCGTGCGGCTGCACGAGGAGGGCCTCATCTACCGGGCCCAGAAGCTCATCAACTGGTGCCCCTCGTGCCACACCGCGCTCAGCGACCTGGAGGTCGAGCACGAGGAGAAGCAGGGCTCGCTCTGGCACCTCCAGTACCCGGTGAAGGGCAGTGACCGGAAGCTCACCGTCGCCACCACCCGTCCGGAGACGATGCTCGGTGATACCGCCGTGGCCATCCACCCCGAGGACGAGCGCTACCTGGGGCTCGCCGGCCAGAGCGTGGTGCTGCCGCTCACCGGCCGGGAGATCCCGATCATCGCCGACGCCCAGCTGGTGGATCCGGCCTTCGGGACCGGCGTGGTGAAGGTGACGCCGGCCCACGACTTCAATGACTACCAGACGGGTCTGCGGCACCAGCTGCCGATGATCAACGTCCTGGACGAGTCCGCGCGCATCAACCAGGAGGGTGGGGCGTACGCGGGCCTGGACCGGTTCGCCGCTCGCAAGAAGGTCCTCGAGGACCTCACGGCGCAGGGCCTGCTGGAGAAGGAGGAGCCGCACAAGCTGTCCGTCGGCGGCTGCCAGCGCTGCGGCACCGTGGTGGAGCCTCGCCTGTCTCCGCAGTGGTTCGTGAAGATCGAGCCCCTGGCGAAGCCCGCCATCGAGGCGGTGGAGCAGGGCCGCACGAAGATCATCCCGGAGTCGTGGACCCACACGTACTTCCACTGGATGCGCAACATCCACGACTGGACCATCAGCCGCCAGCTGTGGTGGGGCCACCAGATCCCCGCCTGGTACTGCGTGGACTGCAGCCCGCGCCTGGAGGCGACGGGTGGCATCGACTTCTCGCGCGCCGAGCCCCTCGTCTCGCGCACGGCCCCGGAGAAGTGCCCCAGGTGCGAGGGCTCGCGCCTCGAGCAGGATCCGGACGTGCTCGACACGTGGTTCTCCTCGGGACTGTGGCCCTTCAGCACCCTGGGCTGGCCCGAGCAGACGCCCGAGCTGAAGACCTTCTACCCGAACTCCGTCATGGAGACGGGCCACGACATCCTCTTCTTCTGGGTCGCCCGGATGATGATGTTCGGCCTGCACTTCATGAAGGACGTGCCCTTCCGCACCGTGTACCTGCACGCGATGGTGCGCGACGAGAAGGGCGAGAAGATGTCCAAGACGAAGGGGAACGTGATCGATCCCCTCGACATCATCCAGGGCGCCCCGCCGGAGCAGCTCGCCAAGAACCTGCGCAACAAGTTCCCCCAGGGCATGCCCGCCCACGGCGCGGACGCGCTGCGCTTCACCCTCGCGTCGCTCACCCAGCAGGGCCGTGACATCAAGCTCTCGCTGGACCGCGTGGCCGGCTACAAGGCCTTCGCCAACAAGCTGTGGAACGCCAGCCGCTTCGCCCTGATGAACATGGGCGACTTCAAGCTGGACGAGCGCCCCATCAAGGAGCGTGAGCTCACCCTGGCGGACCGGTGGATCCTCTCGCGGCTGCAGCGCGCCACCGTGGAGGCCCATCAGGCGCTGGAGGCCTACAACTTCGGCGAGGCCGCCTCCACGCTCTACCAGTTCCTCTGGGCCGAGTTCTGCGACTGGTACATCGAGCTCTCCAAGGGCGCGCTCTACGGCGAGGACGCCCGGGCCAAGGACAACACCCGCGCGGTGCTCGTCTTCTGCCTGGACCGCATCCTGCGGTTGCTCCACCCGTTCATGCCGTTCATCACCGAGGAGATCTGGCAGAAGCTGCCCATGTCGCGGGTGGCCGACTCCATCATGATCTCCCCGTATCCCAAGCCGGACGCGTCGCTCGAGGACGCCGCCGCCGAGGCGGAGATGGGCCCGGTCATCGCGGCCATCGAGGGGCTGCGCAACATCCGCGGCGAGAGCAACCTGCCGCCCTCGGCCCGTATCACCGCGTACGTGCAGAGTCCGGACGAGCGCACCCGCGAGCTGCTCGAGCGGTGGCGCGGTTACCTGATGCCGCTGGCCGGACTGGGCGAGCTGCGCATCGGGGCTCCGGGTCCCAAGCCGGCGCAGTCCGCGGCCTTCGTGGGTCCGCAGATGGAGGTCTTCGTGCCGCTCGCGGGCCTCATCGACGTGGACGCCGAGCGCGAGCGCCTGCGCAAGGAGATCACCCGCTCCGAGCAGGAACTGGGCGGCATCAAGCGCAAGCTGGACAACCCCAACTTCGTCGCCAAGGCGCCTCCGGACGTGGTGGAGAAGGACCGCGCCCGCGTCGAGGAGTTGGATGCGCGCATCTCCAAGCTGAAGGACAGCCTGTCCCGGCTCGAGCCAGAGGCGGCCACTCCCGCCAGCGAGCAGGAGACGCCGGCCCGTGTGGACGAGGCGCCCGCGCCCACCCCTGAGCCCAGGGCCGAGAAGGCGGACGCCGAGGCCGAGGTCGTCAAGGCCGAATCGGGTGCCGTCGAAGGCGAGGTCGTCAAGGCCGAGGCGGAAGCCGTCGAGAGCGAGGCGAGCGAGCCCGAGGCGGAGGCTGTCGAGAGCGAGGCGAGCGAGCCCGAGGCGGAGGCGGAGGCTTTCGAGAGCGAGACGAGCGAGCCCGAGGCGGAGGCGGAGGCTGTCGAGAGCGAGGCGAGCGAGCCCGAGGTGGAGGCGGAGGCTGTCGAGAGCGAGGCGAGCGAGCCCGAGGTGGAGGCGGAGGCTGTCGAGAGCGAGGCGCGCGAGCCCGAGGCGGAGGCCGTCGAGAACAAGGAGAGCGAGCCCGAGGTGGCGACTGTCGAGAGCGAGGAACCATCCGAGGCGGAGGCCGTCGAGAGCGAGGAGGAGCAGGCTCCCGCGAAGCCCGAGCGCAAGGGCGGCATCGCCAAGGGCGCGGTGAAGACCAAGGCTGCGCCCGAGGCCAAGGTCACGCCCATCAAGACTCCGGCGGAGAAGAAGGCTCCGGCGAAGAAGGCGGCCACGGTGAAGAAGGCTGCTCCCGCCAGCAAGGCTCCGGCGAAGAAGGCCGCAGCGAAGAAGGCTCCGGCGAAGAAGGCCGCTCCCGCCAGCAAGGCTCCGGCGAAGAAGGCCGCCGCGGCGAAGAAGGCTCCGGCAAAAAAGACTCCGGCGAAGAAGGCCGCCGCGGCGAAGAAGGCGCCAGTGAAGAAGGCCGCGGCGAAGAAGGTCACGGCCAAGAAGGCCGCGGCCAAGGCCAAGGTGCCTGCCCGGGGCTCGGCCAAGACGAAGGTGAAGCCGGCGGTTCGCAAGGCCCCCGCCCGGAAGAAGTCGGCGGCTTCCCGTGTAGCCAAGACCCGGCGCTGACCTCAATCGGAGACGCGACTCGCATGGACGCCTTCCTGGACCGCCTCATCTCGCTCGCCCTCGAGGAAGACCTCGGGGCGGCGGGTGACATCACCACCGACGCCCTCATCCCCGTGGATGCACAGGGCACCGCCGAGCTGATCGCC contains:
- a CDS encoding chemotaxis protein CheW, with amino-acid sequence MPPYESGRRLCLLMEAGDTRFSVEATSVMEVAAPGPDETSLRGVQEVVDLSVLLGGEPEQGPGMVVVFDVSPSLAVRVRSIVEVVDVAPAPHFLLPSGLGDTLAALSRSAVLHKERLYLELNPDSLPHEPGPVSPPPERPVHRLESTPERSLVFESQGRLFGLPLPLISQVVMRGPAFSALPGRSGAVAGVMPHDQTLWPLYSAPALLGAAPATAESFLVLAEVEGRRLGLSACRVLGVHPRFVPAGEPGEFTAPGVSAPVLFLDLRRMFS
- a CDS encoding response regulator — encoded protein: MPKNLLVADDSLTIRKVIGMIFATEDFQVTAVDNGLDAITRSRELRPDVVLADVMMPGKNGYEVCEALKNDPATQNIPVLLLAGTFEAFDEARARAARADDHITKPFESQVLLDKVKTLVGQKSNTMPASAATQVIAGSAATAAPAQPRPPAAGPTGPGGMPRPPGPGIPPGPGAPGMARPGVPPGPGMPPGAGPRPGMPPGPGGVPPPGMARPGMPPGPGGVPPPGMARPGMPPGPGGVPPPGMARPGMPPGPGGVPPPGMARPGMPPGPGGVPPPGMARPGMPPGPGGVPPPGMARPGMPPGPGAAPVGGGLPRPPGATPLPGAMPAARGKDPFGLGAAPAAHQPAPVEEPVSEVGGLEDLSLDEPAAPTPAPAVEARHAPAADGGEAQLREALSKASREVIEKIAWEVVPQLAETIIREELERLIKDRETKH
- a CDS encoding valine--tRNA ligase, which codes for MSDTTELPKAYDPTEVEARWYACWMERNYFRAEATSDKPSFCIVLPPPNVTGSLHLGHALTATIQDILIRWKRMSGFNALWVPGTDHAGIATQMVVERELKEKEKKSRHDLGREKFLERVWEWKNKYGQRINEQQKVLGASLDWSRERFTMDPGVSAAVREVFVRLHEEGLIYRAQKLINWCPSCHTALSDLEVEHEEKQGSLWHLQYPVKGSDRKLTVATTRPETMLGDTAVAIHPEDERYLGLAGQSVVLPLTGREIPIIADAQLVDPAFGTGVVKVTPAHDFNDYQTGLRHQLPMINVLDESARINQEGGAYAGLDRFAARKKVLEDLTAQGLLEKEEPHKLSVGGCQRCGTVVEPRLSPQWFVKIEPLAKPAIEAVEQGRTKIIPESWTHTYFHWMRNIHDWTISRQLWWGHQIPAWYCVDCSPRLEATGGIDFSRAEPLVSRTAPEKCPRCEGSRLEQDPDVLDTWFSSGLWPFSTLGWPEQTPELKTFYPNSVMETGHDILFFWVARMMMFGLHFMKDVPFRTVYLHAMVRDEKGEKMSKTKGNVIDPLDIIQGAPPEQLAKNLRNKFPQGMPAHGADALRFTLASLTQQGRDIKLSLDRVAGYKAFANKLWNASRFALMNMGDFKLDERPIKERELTLADRWILSRLQRATVEAHQALEAYNFGEAASTLYQFLWAEFCDWYIELSKGALYGEDARAKDNTRAVLVFCLDRILRLLHPFMPFITEEIWQKLPMSRVADSIMISPYPKPDASLEDAAAEAEMGPVIAAIEGLRNIRGESNLPPSARITAYVQSPDERTRELLERWRGYLMPLAGLGELRIGAPGPKPAQSAAFVGPQMEVFVPLAGLIDVDAERERLRKEITRSEQELGGIKRKLDNPNFVAKAPPDVVEKDRARVEELDARISKLKDSLSRLEPEAATPASEQETPARVDEAPAPTPEPRAEKADAEAEVVKAESGAVEGEVVKAEAEAVESEASEPEAEAVESEASEPEAEAEAFESETSEPEAEAEAVESEASEPEVEAEAVESEASEPEVEAEAVESEAREPEAEAVENKESEPEVATVESEEPSEAEAVESEEEQAPAKPERKGGIAKGAVKTKAAPEAKVTPIKTPAEKKAPAKKAATVKKAAPASKAPAKKAAAKKAPAKKAAPASKAPAKKAAAAKKAPAKKTPAKKAAAAKKAPVKKAAAKKVTAKKAAAKAKVPARGSAKTKVKPAVRKAPARKKSAASRVAKTRR